The following proteins are co-located in the Equus caballus isolate H_3958 breed thoroughbred chromosome 15, TB-T2T, whole genome shotgun sequence genome:
- the CKAP2L gene encoding cytoskeleton-associated protein 2-like: MVRPAPSAAAEERQRKLQEYLAAKGKLKCQNTKPYLKAKNNCPNPPPSKSTIRPKKDVTSHVALPVKATRPISIKLQPRPSNITGSQKSKLEPPKPLDKRLTSGCVSSNPNCQPSSKSQQQHDAGSSTAGELSRKTVGSLNTQELKTTKQQVTDQGSAKCTDSVDNVYVEKESLDSFLKEVNKENLPQTLPDSERKPNPELRTKSKPKTNSYNQTKSSLASKRAMGKSSVNSAVLKDRVNNKQFVGETQIRIPPVKSQQLSRGAHLARPGVKPQKTVSSHVVQTLSRIQASKKPVVKDIKVNRTRYERPNETKLQSYTVTEQKEKHTKPRPYPSVLQGGCNNRHPNTKQDQKSTQPYFRPQMSCVLKKSKATSQRPNMTVGSFNSVIPSTPSIRTNGPSENKSNNSCHQKTWTLDSRLKKALPRNHFLNQTAPKTQASDTTISGRRFPNGTQTNPNIKKKTTAEDRRKQLEEWQKSKGKIYKRPPMELKTKRKIIEEMNVSFWKSMEKEEEEKKAQLELSNKINNTLTECLQLIEGGVLSNEIFTILSSIPEAEKFAKFWICKAKLLASKGTFDVIGLYEEAIRKGATPIQELREVVLNMLQDPNRITEGVTSDTLVAKTNITSIDELTEKMESGNSCLSPKEREKVIATPQITKTEQNHHPGVKLQIASIPRIYGMPEVQDMKLITPVRRSARIERAVSHYPEMLQEHDLVVASLNELLEVEETECFIFCKNEALPVTLGFQMLES, encoded by the exons aCTATTAGACCCAAAAAGGATGTCACCAGCCATGTTGCTTTGCCTGTCAAAGCGACAAGACCCATCAGCATTAAACTTCAGCCCAGACCTTCTAATATCACAGGGTCCCAGAAGTCAAAGTTGGAGCCTCCAAAACCTCTAGACAAAAGGCTGACTTCAGGATGTGTTTCTTCGAACCCAAACTGTCAGCCTTCTAGCAAAAGTCAGCAACAGCATGACGCTGGATCATCCACTGCTGGAGAACTGTCAAGAAAAACTGTGGGGTCACTTAATACACAGgaattgaaaactacaaagcagCAGGTAACAGATCAAGGAAGTGCTAAATGCACAGACTCTGTGGACAATGTCTATGTTGAAAAGGAGTCCTTGGATAGCTTtctaaaagaagtaaataaagaGAACTTGCCCCAAACCTTACCAGACTCTGAGAGGAAGCCAAATCCTGAATTACGGACCAAAAGTAAGCCAAAGACTAACTCTTATAATCAAACCAAGAGCAGTTTGGCATCTAAACGAGCCATGGGCAAAAGTTCAGTAAATAGTGCTGTTCTGAAAGACAGAGTTAATAATAAGCAATTTGTTGGAGAAACACAAATCAGGATTCCTCCAGTAAAGTCACAGCAACTCTCTAGAGGAGCACATCTTGCAAGACCAGGAGTAAAACCCCAAAAGACAGTTTCCTCTCACGTTGTTCAGACCCTTAGTAGAATTCAAGCATCAAAGAAACCAGTGGTCAAGGATATCAAGGTTAATAGGACTAGATATGAAAGACCAAATGAAACTAAGTTGCAGTCATATACTGTTactgaacagaaagaaaaacataccAAACCCAGGCCATACCCCAGTGTGCTTCAGGGAGGATGTAACAACAGACATCCAAACACTAAGCAAGATCAGAAGTCCACTCAACCTTATTTTAGACCTCAGATGTCATGTGTACTGAAAAAATCAAAAGCCACAAGCCAAAGGCCTAATATGACAGTTGGCAGCTTTAATTCAGTCATTCCAAGCACCCCTAGCATAAGAACAAATGGACCCAGTGAGAATAAATCTAACAACAGCTGTCACCAAAAAACATGGACTTTGGACTCCAGGTTGAAAAAGGCTCTTCCCCGGAACCATTTTCTAAACCAGACAGCTCCCAAAACTCAAGCTAGTGACACAACCATAAGTGGAAGAAGATTCCCAAATGGGACTCAAACTAATCCAAATATTAAGAAGAAGACCACAGCAGAGGATCGAAG GAAACAACTGGAAGAATGGCAGAAATCTAAGGGGAAAATCTATAAACGGCCTCCTATGgaacttaaaacaaaaagaaaaataatagaggaaatgaATGTTTCATTCTGGAAGAGtatggaaaaagaagaggaagaaaagaaagcacagcTTGAACTGTCCAATAAAATTAACAACACTCTGACAGAATGTCTGCAGCTCATTGAAGGG ggTGTACTTTCTAATGAAATATTTACCATACTGTCCAGTATTCCTGAGGCTGAAAAATTTGCTAAATTCTGGATCTGCAAAGCAAAGTTGTTGGCAAGTAAAGGCACCTTTGATGTTATCGGGCTGTACGAAGAGGCCATAAGAAAGGGGGCAACA ccaATACAAGAGTTGCGAGAAGTTGTTCTTAACATGTTGCAAGACCCAAACAGAATCACAGAAG GAGTTACCTCTGACACTTTAGTTGCTAAAACTAATATAACATCAATAGATGAGCTGACTGAGAAGATGGAATCTGGAAACTCTTGTCTTTctccaaaagagagagaaaaggttaTAGCAACACCTCAAATAACCAAGACAGAACAGAATCATCATCCTGGTGTCAAATTACAGATCGCCTCAATTCCTAG AATATATGGAATGCCAGAAGTACAAGACATGAAGCTGATCACTCCTGTTCGGCGTTCAGCGAGGATCGAGCGAGCCGTGTCCCACTATCCAGAAATGCTGCAAGAGCACGATTTAGTAGTGGCTTCTCTTAATGAGCTGTTAGAAGTGGAAGAAACAGAGTGTTTTATATTCTGTAAAAATGAGGCTTTGCCTGTAACATTAGGGTTTCAGATGCTTGAATCATAA